In Ruminiclostridium papyrosolvens DSM 2782, the following proteins share a genomic window:
- a CDS encoding transglutaminase-like domain-containing protein, which translates to MVHENKYSVFVNLILVMLLSLSVCQTLYTSLFMTYRWDINIFLYVIPLTFVFYIALKNKVSCIISGILLFLLAGIGFVIVYISNNFNPYSIWLIDTMQGYLNEPNSRYQAITIFFIALIVTFMIYIFAVKLYNIYLVSFVTFSLFFGQAYAQIFVSKPAFVLFLFSFLLFYFFYILKIRTEEKSYDPGNRLKYLLYIIPVCIAVLIVSSNFPIGNKRISWPWLDHKLDKAIESFSQTNNSSFDFFSLNATGFGSNDTLGGNISPSKTHVMDVKSEYYNLYLKASTKAYYNGHSWYDTKPVYNPVILYGNSVDTLNNINMDANQLEVGALINKSSSKDELYKSSKIEVKFKNLKTKSLFIPPKTFQITPKKELGLFTDRAGMISAEKPQSSNFEYIINFDYMFLNSDKFKDSLRKSYKGYWMDNINEYEKNQYKLIFNIDIDNQSDENKKIINSVSIFSGLQEQLRDIYSKYVSLPSTVPARVRELAENITANQINNYDRAKAIETYLATNYPYTLKPGNPPLKKDFVDYFLFEGKKGYCTYYATAMTVLLRCIGIPARYVEGYILPPDNRNGVFKVTNQQAHAWVEAYFEGFGWIPFEPTSPFVAAMYQDNHIRPVIANNMAGQYYDEYRRMMEKYQKEGKNQSLELSDNLPVGNKNNNTTRIAFIIAVSLTSLILLSLLFIVLFNRIRFYYLLGKIKKQNSNDAVLTGYKYIMKLFKIQNVTISAGETPFQFGSRVEKTMDFKGYSFNKYDFNIITDYYVKARYSRDTLPDEAKQDTINFIETVLKLTSEKVSKFKFNLYKYFLGKV; encoded by the coding sequence ATGGTACATGAGAATAAATACAGTGTATTTGTTAACTTAATATTAGTAATGCTTTTATCTTTGTCTGTTTGTCAGACCCTGTATACATCTCTATTTATGACATACAGATGGGACATAAACATATTTCTTTATGTAATCCCGCTAACTTTTGTTTTTTATATTGCACTTAAAAATAAGGTTAGCTGCATCATATCAGGTATTTTATTGTTTCTCCTTGCAGGTATAGGTTTTGTTATTGTTTATATATCAAACAACTTTAATCCCTACTCTATCTGGTTGATTGATACAATGCAGGGATACCTTAACGAGCCTAACTCCCGATATCAGGCAATAACAATATTTTTTATAGCCTTGATTGTTACTTTTATGATTTATATATTTGCCGTAAAGCTATATAATATCTATTTAGTCAGTTTTGTAACCTTCAGCCTGTTCTTCGGGCAGGCATATGCCCAAATTTTTGTAAGTAAACCGGCTTTTGTACTTTTTCTGTTTTCGTTTCTTCTCTTCTACTTTTTTTATATACTCAAAATAAGGACCGAGGAAAAATCTTACGACCCGGGTAACAGACTAAAATATCTCCTGTACATAATCCCTGTATGTATAGCCGTATTGATTGTAAGTTCTAACTTTCCAATAGGAAATAAAAGAATATCCTGGCCTTGGTTGGACCACAAGCTGGATAAAGCCATTGAGAGCTTTTCTCAGACAAATAACTCGTCTTTTGATTTCTTTTCTTTAAATGCTACGGGTTTTGGAAGTAATGACACTCTCGGAGGTAATATTAGTCCTAGCAAAACTCATGTTATGGATGTAAAATCAGAGTATTACAATCTTTATCTTAAAGCCTCCACAAAAGCATATTATAACGGTCACAGCTGGTATGACACCAAGCCTGTTTATAATCCTGTAATTCTCTATGGAAACTCAGTTGATACTTTAAACAATATAAACATGGATGCTAACCAGCTTGAAGTAGGAGCTCTGATAAACAAATCAAGTTCTAAAGACGAATTATATAAAAGTTCAAAAATAGAGGTTAAATTTAAAAATTTGAAAACCAAATCACTATTTATACCTCCAAAGACCTTTCAAATCACACCCAAAAAAGAACTTGGATTATTTACAGACAGAGCCGGAATGATTTCTGCCGAAAAACCTCAAAGCAGCAATTTTGAATATATTATCAATTTTGATTATATGTTTCTGAACAGTGACAAATTCAAAGACAGTTTAAGAAAAAGCTACAAAGGCTATTGGATGGATAACATAAACGAATATGAAAAAAATCAATACAAACTTATATTTAATATCGACATAGACAACCAGTCGGATGAAAACAAAAAAATCATCAACAGTGTAAGCATATTCAGTGGCCTTCAGGAGCAATTACGTGATATTTATTCAAAATATGTTTCCTTGCCAAGTACAGTCCCTGCAAGAGTCAGGGAATTGGCCGAAAATATAACTGCAAATCAAATCAATAACTATGACAGGGCAAAGGCTATAGAAACTTATCTGGCTACAAACTATCCTTATACGTTAAAGCCCGGTAACCCTCCTTTGAAAAAGGATTTTGTTGACTATTTCCTTTTTGAAGGCAAGAAAGGATACTGTACATATTATGCAACCGCAATGACTGTGTTGCTGAGGTGCATAGGGATACCAGCCCGTTATGTTGAAGGTTATATTCTGCCTCCCGATAACAGAAATGGTGTTTTTAAGGTTACTAACCAGCAGGCTCACGCATGGGTTGAAGCATATTTCGAAGGATTCGGATGGATTCCCTTCGAGCCTACCTCCCCTTTTGTTGCAGCAATGTATCAGGATAATCACATAAGACCTGTTATTGCAAATAACATGGCCGGACAATACTATGATGAATATCGGAGAATGATGGAGAAATACCAAAAAGAAGGCAAAAATCAATCCTTGGAGCTTTCCGACAACTTGCCCGTGGGAAATAAGAATAATAATACAACCCGCATAGCTTTTATTATAGCAGTTTCATTAACTTCATTAATTCTGCTGTCTTTATTGTTTATAGTACTATTTAACAGAATAAGATTTTATTATCTGTTAGGGAAAATTAAAAAGCAAAATTCAAATGATGCAGTTCTCACCGGCTACAAATATATTATGAAGCTGTTTAAAATCCAGAATGTGACTATTTCAGCAGGAGAAACACCTTTTCAGTTCGGCAGCAGAGTTGAGAAAACAATGGATTTTAAAGGATACAGTTTTAATAAATATGATTTCAACATAATAACCGACTACTATGTCAAGGCCAGATACAGCAGAGATACCCTTCCTGATGAAGCAAAGCAGGACACGATTAATTTTATTGAAACTGTATTGAAGCTAACTTCTGAGAAAGTAAGCAAATTCAAATTTAATCTATATAAATATTTTCTCGGTAAAGTATAA
- a CDS encoding DMT family transporter, protein MKSFMPKLALFCAAFIWGSSFFIMKDTVDVFSPHILLGFRFTIACILLGVIFCRRLKSITFEYLWKGGVIGLFLFLGYSTQTIGITNTTPGKNAFLTAIYCVIVPFLFWLVDKSKPDIYNYSAAVICLTGIGLVSITGSLTIGIGDAFTLLGGFIYAAHLVSVAKLGKGKDPIVLTIIQFGFAAVLSWITGLTTEHIPTEVSIQNVAGILYLAVFATAVALLFQNIGQKYTHPSAAAIILSLESVFGVMFSIIFYGEQLTVRLVWGFLLIFIAIVISETKLSFLKKSKQAGNQ, encoded by the coding sequence ATGAAATCATTTATGCCAAAGCTGGCGCTTTTTTGTGCTGCATTTATATGGGGAAGTTCGTTTTTTATAATGAAGGATACCGTTGACGTGTTTTCACCGCATATTCTTTTAGGGTTTCGATTTACTATTGCTTGCATTCTGCTTGGTGTGATATTTTGCAGAAGACTTAAGAGTATAACTTTTGAATATCTTTGGAAGGGTGGAGTCATAGGACTTTTTTTGTTTTTGGGATATAGTACTCAAACTATTGGTATAACAAATACTACACCCGGAAAAAATGCATTTCTTACAGCAATTTATTGTGTAATTGTACCGTTCTTATTCTGGCTTGTTGATAAGTCAAAGCCGGACATATACAACTACTCCGCTGCAGTTATCTGCCTTACGGGTATTGGACTGGTTTCTATTACAGGAAGCCTTACCATAGGAATCGGCGACGCTTTTACCTTACTTGGAGGTTTTATATATGCCGCTCATCTTGTGTCTGTTGCAAAACTGGGTAAAGGGAAGGACCCAATAGTACTTACCATAATCCAGTTCGGATTTGCCGCTGTATTGTCTTGGATAACAGGTCTTACTACAGAACATATCCCTACAGAAGTAAGTATACAAAATGTTGCAGGTATTCTGTATTTGGCTGTTTTTGCCACGGCAGTAGCTTTGCTGTTCCAGAATATTGGACAAAAGTACACACACCCTTCTGCTGCTGCAATCATATTAAGCCTTGAATCAGTATTCGGCGTAATGTTTTCAATTATTTTTTATGGTGAGCAGTTGACAGTAAGACTGGTATGGGGCTTTCTGCTTATATTTATTGCAATTGTTATCTCTGAAACGAAGCTGTCATTTCTCAAAAAGTCAAAACAGGCTGGAAATCAATGA
- the vanT gene encoding serine racemase VanT catalytic subunit: MTNKREGYAGIDIFRIAAAIMIIAIHTSPLVSFSHEADFVLTRIIARVAVPFFFMCTGYFLIPGCTESRENRKRVFVKFLSKTGFLYGAAILIYIPVNIYSGYFKEKPIIINITKDIVFDGTFYHLWYIPASIIGFMIVYTLTTRLSLKKVFTLSFILYLIGLFGDSYYGISEKFDAANSFYGTLFSYFDYTRNGLFFAPVFIVLGAIIAKSKREYSLRKNLVGFALAFSALIAEALILHHYSLQRHDSMYIMLIPAMLFLFRILLIIKGESQKILRDISMLVYILHPLCIIFVRGFAKVLKLEVYLIGNSLIHFIAVTVATIVISVVLIYIKKQLDTYKRQSQPERCRAWAEIDMDRLKHNVNQLKLLLPHDCQLMAVVKSNAYGHGDIEISKSLNKAGVYAFAVATLSEGIELRNNKIKGEILILGYTHPDEAPLLVRYDLTQTVVDYEYAEILDSTGLKIKVHIKIDTGMHRLGETNDALTNLDRTYNCKNLIVGGTYTHLSSADSVEPSNIIFTKEQIKKFYSTLNYLKSHNRNPSKIHIQSSYGILNYPELDCDYARVGIALYGVLSKENEKTKIRAALEPVLSLKARIVLTKEIQEGESVGYGRSFIAVKRTKIAVLCIGYADGIPRSLSCGKGYVLIKGKKAPIIGNICMDQLTVDISDIPDVQQGDIATLIGDDGNEAITAEQVASLAGTITNELLSRLGNRIERVYKKVV, encoded by the coding sequence ATGACTAATAAAAGGGAAGGATATGCCGGAATAGATATATTTCGTATAGCTGCTGCCATAATGATTATTGCTATTCATACATCACCACTGGTTTCATTCAGCCATGAAGCTGACTTTGTATTGACAAGGATTATTGCAAGAGTCGCAGTGCCTTTCTTTTTCATGTGTACAGGTTATTTCCTTATACCCGGATGTACTGAATCCAGAGAAAACAGAAAAAGGGTATTTGTAAAATTTCTTTCTAAAACCGGATTTTTATATGGAGCTGCAATATTAATTTATATACCCGTAAATATTTACTCAGGATATTTCAAAGAGAAACCAATTATTATAAATATTACAAAAGATATTGTATTTGACGGTACCTTTTATCACCTTTGGTATATTCCTGCCAGCATTATTGGCTTCATGATTGTATATACTTTGACTACAAGACTAAGTTTAAAAAAGGTATTCACACTCAGCTTTATTTTATACTTGATTGGCTTGTTTGGCGACAGCTACTACGGTATATCGGAAAAATTTGACGCAGCAAATAGTTTTTATGGGACTTTGTTCTCATATTTTGATTATACAAGAAATGGTTTGTTTTTTGCTCCCGTATTTATTGTTTTGGGAGCGATAATAGCAAAATCCAAAAGGGAGTATTCATTAAGGAAAAATTTGGTTGGATTTGCGTTAGCTTTTTCAGCTCTTATAGCAGAAGCTTTAATATTGCACCATTATTCTTTACAGAGACATGACAGCATGTATATTATGCTGATTCCGGCAATGTTATTTCTGTTCAGGATATTGCTAATAATAAAGGGAGAGAGCCAAAAGATTCTCAGAGATATTTCAATGCTCGTTTATATACTCCATCCACTTTGCATTATTTTTGTCAGAGGCTTTGCAAAGGTTTTGAAATTAGAGGTATATCTCATCGGTAACAGCTTAATACATTTTATTGCTGTAACTGTTGCAACAATTGTGATTTCAGTTGTTTTGATATATATTAAGAAACAGTTAGACACCTATAAAAGGCAAAGTCAGCCTGAAAGGTGCAGGGCATGGGCGGAAATTGATATGGATAGGCTTAAACACAACGTAAATCAGCTAAAGCTTCTCCTACCCCATGATTGTCAACTTATGGCTGTTGTAAAATCAAATGCATATGGACATGGAGATATTGAAATATCCAAGTCACTGAACAAAGCCGGTGTATATGCTTTTGCAGTTGCAACTCTGTCAGAAGGAATAGAACTGCGTAATAATAAAATAAAAGGAGAAATACTGATACTTGGATATACTCATCCTGATGAAGCACCACTCCTTGTAAGATATGATTTAACACAGACAGTAGTAGATTACGAATATGCAGAAATACTTGACAGTACAGGCCTTAAAATAAAGGTTCACATAAAAATTGATACAGGAATGCATAGATTGGGTGAAACTAATGATGCATTGACAAATTTAGACAGAACCTATAATTGTAAAAACCTGATAGTAGGAGGGACATATACCCATTTGTCGTCTGCCGACAGTGTTGAGCCTTCAAATATTATATTTACGAAAGAGCAGATTAAGAAATTCTATAGCACTCTTAACTACTTGAAAAGTCATAATCGTAACCCCAGTAAAATACACATTCAGAGTAGCTATGGAATACTTAATTATCCGGAGCTGGATTGTGATTATGCCAGAGTAGGAATAGCACTATATGGGGTACTGAGCAAAGAAAATGAGAAAACTAAAATTCGTGCCGCTTTGGAGCCTGTTCTGTCCCTGAAAGCCAGAATCGTTCTTACAAAGGAAATACAGGAGGGTGAATCTGTGGGCTATGGCAGAAGCTTCATAGCCGTAAAAAGAACTAAAATAGCAGTACTTTGTATAGGCTATGCAGATGGTATACCAAGGAGCCTTTCGTGCGGAAAAGGATATGTGCTTATTAAGGGTAAGAAAGCACCTATAATAGGCAATATATGCATGGATCAGCTTACGGTGGACATTTCGGACATACCTGATGTACAGCAGGGTGATATAGCCACACTCATAGGAGATGACGGAAATGAAGCTATAACTGCCGAACAGGTGGCTTCACTGGCAGGGACTATTACAAATGAATTGCTTAGTCGTTTGGGTAACAGAATTGAAAGAGTATATAAAAAAGTTGTATGA
- a CDS encoding M15 family metallopeptidase, whose protein sequence is MSTNLISNIVRLNLAKSYIHIGNLVLVNKKNPINKPESLTIRNLETVNSDYQKILLDKTAAIMLRKLIQACGGENEIVPVSGFRPLSEQIAIYNDSLNENGEDFTNKYVALPNHSEHQTGLAIDVAKNESDIDFICPLFPYEGICQDFREKAAQYGFIQRYPKGKEAITGISHEPWHFRYVGNPHSQIISDNNFTLEEYIEYLKQFPYEGMHLQVKNQGWTAEVFYVNALEEAKTVYLTENLLYDVSGNNIDGFIVTVWRQYND, encoded by the coding sequence ATGAGTACAAATCTGATTTCAAATATAGTCAGGTTGAATCTGGCCAAATCATATATTCATATTGGTAATCTTGTTCTTGTGAACAAAAAGAATCCTATTAACAAGCCTGAATCATTAACAATTAGAAATTTAGAAACTGTAAACTCCGATTACCAAAAAATATTGCTTGATAAAACAGCGGCAATAATGCTCAGAAAACTGATTCAAGCCTGTGGCGGAGAAAATGAAATCGTACCGGTTAGCGGTTTCAGACCGTTGAGTGAGCAGATAGCAATCTATAATGATTCCTTGAATGAAAATGGTGAGGATTTTACCAACAAATATGTAGCGCTTCCAAACCACAGTGAACACCAGACGGGACTTGCAATAGATGTTGCAAAGAATGAGTCCGATATTGATTTTATTTGTCCTTTGTTCCCATACGAAGGTATTTGTCAGGATTTTCGTGAGAAAGCAGCCCAATACGGTTTTATTCAGCGTTATCCAAAGGGAAAGGAAGCAATTACAGGAATATCTCATGAACCATGGCATTTTCGCTATGTTGGGAATCCTCATTCCCAAATTATTTCAGATAATAATTTTACTTTGGAAGAATATATAGAATATCTGAAGCAGTTTCCATACGAAGGTATGCATTTACAAGTTAAAAACCAAGGCTGGACAGCGGAAGTATTTTATGTAAATGCTTTAGAAGAGGCCAAGACAGTTTACCTGACTGAGAACTTATTATATGACGTTTCGGGAAATAACATTGACGGTTTTATAGTTACAGTCTGGAGGCAGTACAATGACTAA
- the vanG gene encoding D-alanine--D-serine ligase VanG — MDRKNIAIIFGGCSPEYEVSLNSASSVIKHINNDLYNTILIGITKEGEWLRYFGDVDKISNNTWYQEKGCNPVAFSQSPSIHGFYEFSEESSSITYVDAAFPVLHGRNGEDGTVQGMLKLAGIPFVGCGVLSSAMCMDKDIAHRIAQSSGVCVPKSISADKAMLLKDILNKAETLRYPVFVKPARAGSSFGISRVIDRAELEKAIINAFEYDSKIVIEENIDGFEVGCAILGNDNLVIGEVDEIELQSGIFDYNEKYTLKTSKIHMPARIDTVTAERIKDTARILYNALCCTGFARVDMFLTPKGEIVFNEVNTIPGFTAHSRYPNMLRGVGLSFASIVERLIRMAIEK; from the coding sequence ATGGATAGAAAAAACATTGCAATTATTTTCGGAGGCTGCTCGCCGGAATACGAAGTCTCACTTAATTCTGCGTCGTCTGTAATAAAACATATAAATAATGATTTGTATAATACCATTTTAATAGGTATTACAAAAGAGGGCGAATGGCTCAGGTACTTTGGAGATGTTGACAAAATCAGTAATAATACTTGGTATCAGGAAAAAGGCTGTAACCCTGTTGCTTTTTCTCAAAGTCCAAGCATACACGGTTTCTATGAATTTTCAGAGGAATCAAGCTCCATTACTTATGTTGATGCTGCCTTTCCCGTGCTTCATGGAAGAAACGGTGAAGACGGTACTGTTCAAGGTATGCTTAAACTTGCAGGAATACCTTTTGTAGGCTGTGGCGTCTTAAGTTCTGCCATGTGCATGGACAAGGATATTGCTCATCGTATTGCACAGTCGTCAGGAGTATGTGTTCCAAAATCAATATCTGCTGATAAAGCTATGCTGCTTAAAGATATTTTGAATAAGGCGGAAACTCTCAGATACCCTGTTTTTGTAAAACCAGCAAGAGCCGGGTCTTCTTTCGGGATATCACGTGTTATTGACAGAGCTGAGCTTGAAAAGGCAATTATTAATGCTTTTGAATACGACAGTAAAATAGTCATTGAAGAGAATATTGATGGTTTTGAAGTGGGCTGTGCCATCCTTGGAAATGATAATCTTGTAATAGGTGAAGTAGATGAAATTGAACTTCAGAGCGGAATTTTTGATTACAACGAAAAATACACATTAAAGACGTCTAAAATACACATGCCTGCCAGAATTGACACAGTTACCGCAGAGAGGATTAAAGATACTGCAAGGATTTTATACAATGCTCTGTGTTGTACCGGATTCGCAAGAGTTGACATGTTTCTGACTCCAAAGGGAGAAATAGTATTTAATGAAGTTAATACCATACCAGGCTTTACAGCTCACAGCCGTTATCCCAATATGCTCAGAGGAGTAGGCCTTTCATTTGCTTCCATAGTTGAAAGGTTGATAAGGATGGCGATTGAAAAATGA
- a CDS encoding sensor histidine kinase — protein sequence MDIKLKNDFTQLRLKILLQILLGAVLALIIGGFVLIFLIDDAFQAPFAEGFVRVAEKLFHTSYYSAADIYRRIFVENKNVFVIIGFVLLIIIFVFIAMSRYTRYFNKISEGIDALVEESETPIVLPSELSFMENKLNTVKNTLEKRKNAALESERRKNDLVVYLAHDIKTPLTSVIGYLSLLNEAPDMPLEQRLKYTGITLEKAYRLEQLINEFFEITRFNLQSIVLEKEDINLTLMLEQMADEFYPVLAPENKEAIVSADENLHIFADSDKMARVFNNILKNAAAYSYENSKIVISAIQSNNVTIVTFRNSGKMIPADKLESIFEKFYRLDSARSSHTGGTGLGLAIAKEIVNLHGGDITATSNEEFTQFKVTLPKT from the coding sequence TTGGATATAAAATTGAAAAATGATTTTACTCAGTTAAGATTGAAGATATTGTTGCAAATTTTGCTAGGTGCGGTACTTGCCTTAATAATCGGAGGTTTTGTTCTTATCTTTCTTATTGATGATGCCTTTCAGGCACCTTTTGCAGAAGGTTTTGTAAGAGTAGCTGAAAAGCTTTTCCATACAAGCTATTATTCTGCTGCAGATATATATCGAAGGATATTTGTGGAAAATAAGAATGTATTTGTAATAATAGGCTTTGTCTTACTGATTATTATATTTGTTTTTATTGCAATGTCCAGATATACCCGTTACTTTAATAAAATAAGTGAAGGAATAGATGCACTTGTGGAGGAATCTGAAACGCCTATAGTTCTTCCTTCTGAGCTTTCATTTATGGAGAACAAGCTCAACACTGTTAAAAACACCCTTGAAAAAAGGAAGAATGCAGCCCTTGAAAGTGAACGGAGAAAAAACGATCTGGTAGTGTATCTGGCCCATGATATTAAAACACCTCTTACTTCTGTTATAGGCTATCTCAGCCTACTGAACGAGGCTCCTGACATGCCTTTGGAGCAAAGGTTAAAATATACTGGCATTACTTTGGAAAAGGCTTATCGCCTAGAGCAGCTTATAAATGAATTTTTTGAGATAACACGATTTAACCTTCAGAGTATTGTTCTTGAAAAGGAAGATATTAATTTAACTCTTATGCTGGAACAGATGGCGGATGAGTTTTACCCTGTTCTTGCACCTGAAAATAAAGAGGCCATTGTTTCTGCTGATGAAAACCTTCATATTTTTGCTGACTCTGACAAGATGGCGCGAGTATTTAATAATATACTTAAAAATGCTGCTGCATACAGCTATGAAAATTCCAAAATAGTGATTTCTGCAATACAGTCTAATAACGTTACCATAGTTACATTTAGAAACAGTGGCAAGATGATACCTGCAGATAAGCTTGAATCCATTTTTGAAAAATTTTACAGACTTGATTCTGCAAGGTCTTCACACACAGGAGGAACCGGCCTTGGTCTTGCCATTGCTAAAGAAATAGTTAACCTGCATGGAGGAGATATTACCGCAACCAGTAATGAAGAATTTACGCAGTTTAAAGTAACGCTTCCTAAGACATAA
- the vanR gene encoding VanR-ABDEGLN family response regulator transcription factor yields the protein MSTNILVVDDEKEIADLVELYLRNENYNIYKFYSPIEALKSIDEIKYDLAILDVMMPVMDGFKLCQKIREKYNFPVIMLTAKVEEMDKITGLTLGADDYITKPFSPLEMVARVKAQLRRFTRYNEGIQQSNDILEVSSLIMNKTTHECSLNEQPLILTPTEFSILWILCENRGQVISSERLFQEVWGEKYFSGSNNTVMVHIRHLREKMKEPEGNPKFIKTVWGVGYKIEK from the coding sequence ATGAGTACAAATATTTTGGTGGTTGATGATGAAAAAGAGATAGCGGATTTGGTTGAGCTGTACCTGAGAAATGAGAATTATAATATATACAAGTTTTATTCTCCTATAGAGGCACTTAAATCAATTGATGAGATAAAATATGATTTGGCCATACTGGATGTTATGATGCCTGTGATGGATGGGTTTAAATTATGTCAGAAGATACGGGAGAAATACAATTTTCCGGTTATAATGTTAACAGCAAAGGTTGAAGAAATGGATAAAATCACAGGACTTACTTTGGGCGCCGATGATTATATTACAAAACCTTTTAGTCCCCTTGAAATGGTTGCAAGAGTTAAAGCCCAGCTTAGGAGATTCACAAGATATAATGAGGGAATACAGCAATCAAACGATATATTGGAAGTCTCCAGTCTTATAATGAACAAAACAACACATGAATGTTCTCTAAATGAACAGCCACTTATTCTGACACCTACGGAGTTCTCTATTCTGTGGATACTTTGCGAAAATAGAGGACAGGTTATCAGCTCTGAAAGGCTTTTTCAGGAGGTATGGGGAGAGAAGTATTTCTCAGGCAGTAATAATACAGTAATGGTTCATATAAGGCATCTCCGTGAAAAGATGAAGGAGCCGGAAGGCAATCCGAAGTTCATTAAAACAGTATGGGGAGTTGGATATAAAATTGAAAAATGA
- a CDS encoding sensor histidine kinase, giving the protein MNSSLRTKLSISYVAVALICIILISIFTTLFVYKHFEEYVKQNTEQKNREIVTTLSGQYMGNGKWNTKVIETIGVSSMENGIILKVKDINGNIIWDAKTHNNGMCQRIIEHMSNNASRIPGRGKSGYTEVPYTINYNLNKVGTVEIGTYGDNYLNEHDIAFINDLYNLLWAVGIFSLILSLLFGTVMSKRLVSPIARVINTAKAISKGFYSDRIKEKSNTREINQLTVTINDLAENMEKQEILRKRLTGDVAHELRTPLATLQSHLEAMMDGIWPADSERLKSCHEEIVRISKMVGDLEKLARYESENFVLNMDTFDITELAKRQIHNFESEFLSKGLELKLTGADCRVYADKDKISQVLVNLLSNALKYTPEGGMVVINIQYNDVNTEISVTDNGPGIPGEDLPYIFERFYRADKSRNKLTGGSGIGLAICKSIVLAHGGSINVQSNIGKGTKFTFTIPKI; this is encoded by the coding sequence ATGAATTCCAGTTTGAGAACCAAGCTTTCAATTTCATATGTTGCCGTTGCTCTTATATGCATTATACTTATAAGTATTTTTACAACCCTTTTTGTATATAAGCATTTTGAAGAGTATGTAAAACAAAACACAGAGCAAAAAAACCGTGAAATTGTTACTACTCTTTCAGGTCAATATATGGGGAACGGAAAATGGAATACAAAAGTAATTGAAACCATTGGCGTAAGCTCTATGGAGAATGGAATTATTCTAAAAGTCAAAGATATTAACGGCAATATTATATGGGATGCAAAAACTCACAATAACGGTATGTGCCAAAGAATAATAGAACACATGTCAAATAATGCAAGCAGAATACCCGGCAGAGGTAAGTCGGGCTACACAGAGGTTCCATATACCATAAACTATAACCTTAACAAGGTAGGAACTGTGGAAATCGGAACCTATGGAGACAATTATCTTAATGAACACGATATTGCATTTATAAATGATTTATACAATTTACTTTGGGCTGTGGGAATTTTTTCTTTAATTCTATCTCTGTTATTTGGTACTGTTATGTCAAAAAGACTGGTTTCGCCTATAGCTAGGGTAATAAATACAGCGAAAGCCATATCAAAAGGGTTTTATTCAGACAGAATTAAGGAGAAGTCAAATACTCGAGAGATTAATCAGCTTACTGTTACCATAAATGATTTAGCAGAAAACATGGAAAAGCAGGAAATATTGAGAAAAAGACTTACCGGAGATGTTGCACATGAACTGAGAACGCCATTGGCAACTCTTCAGAGCCATTTAGAAGCAATGATGGATGGTATATGGCCTGCTGATTCGGAAAGACTTAAAAGTTGTCATGAAGAGATTGTAAGGATAAGCAAAATGGTAGGCGACCTTGAAAAGCTTGCCAGATATGAAAGCGAAAATTTTGTTTTAAATATGGATACATTTGATATTACTGAACTGGCAAAAAGGCAGATTCATAATTTTGAAAGTGAATTTTTAAGCAAAGGGCTGGAATTAAAACTAACAGGTGCGGATTGCAGGGTGTATGCAGATAAGGATAAAATAAGTCAGGTACTTGTAAATTTACTTTCAAATGCTTTAAAATACACTCCTGAAGGTGGAATGGTCGTTATCAATATACAGTATAATGATGTAAATACGGAGATTTCAGTGACGGATAACGGACCGGGTATACCTGGTGAAGATTTACCTTATATTTTTGAAAGGTTTTATAGGGCTGATAAGTCACGTAATAAGCTGACAGGCGGTTCAGGAATAGGCCTTGCTATTTGTAAATCCATAGTTTTGGCTCACGGCGGCAGTATTAATGTACAGAGTAATATCGGCAAAGGCACAAAATTTACCTTTACAATTCCTAAAATATAA